In Silene latifolia isolate original U9 population chromosome 6, ASM4854445v1, whole genome shotgun sequence, the genomic window tcagtttcaataaacaaataaagtgtgacacgactcaagtgtgtgggtatgcaacatgactattaATATGAATAAACCATTATCAACAGCCACCACCAcagtatcgggacacgcccagacataccgacaaccacacttctaccgggacacgcccagacataccgataaccacactggtaccgggacacgcccagacataccgataatcaCAAataggtaccaggacacgcccagacgtaccaggtccggaagccaaccggatcccctgccagacaacGTGTCTCAACCTTACGAGTCCCTCCATAACTGAAGCTatcaatgtgcacatccctcttggagtgagaagctccaagaggcgacttaagcacaagacggtctcccaaccgtcttacgtctcctcaataaccaagtaacaccaccaatgatctccaacacaacacaacaatgaccatacatggaaaatgcaacacaatatcaattatatgactcatcatgaactcaATCCCAACATATCATGGATAAAACTTCCTTAAAGACCAACATATTATCCCAATTGACTCATACATATAAATGATGATGCAAGACACACAAATATGGACACAAAAATATTGAAACcaagtaggataaacctaccttttagcatactccataagctaatccaagacaacaagaatccatctcataaaaccgtcttatcCTAATCTATTATAAAAtataaaaccccttattattaccctctAATTACCCATAAACACATACTAATTGCTAATTAATCAACCCAATAGAAAACctccaaaagttagggttcataagaatagaaaagggtagatcttaacttacaaatCAAGAGGAAGGATGAAGGAAGGTGAGAAATCCACTAAACCAAGCTTGAATCCcctaatatggtgtttgtgagggttttagagagaaaggagtgagtttggagagataaggaggaaggtggaaatgattttagggttaggggagaaagagattaaatcccgtgttctgaatgttagaaatctatatctcattatacaacatattcttatatgttacaatttaatttagtcataaaattaatttagatcttatgcattcaAACAcaaaataaatatagagaagaaatcgtcattcttacattgagatttcggatcaaagggcacaagtaagatctccttcttacttgttcttgagctctcctaatatggatgaacaaagattcaaggttataatctctcccaaggaattatacccaagataacctcctaaaagactaatattattaatactagaacaatattaatcttaataaaattgacccaaaactattgttttatctcttgtatttcggtcaagagaggaagatatatggagtttttatttctctagttttcttagagagcttttcaatttcttacactagaaatattgtatgtgaatgaatgaataaaattagagagaaaaactctctattagtccctccaaaaaccggtgggaaggaagaaaggggagccaatgcatggtcaagtttttctatccaagaaaacataggcttgcatggctatagctaggtgtaattattttgtttccactcaaataatttaacataatttaaacaccatactccctccatatttcggtccatattagataaaatggattccattttatctttgtcaatttatcaatttgtcacatgtcacaagtcatgtaaaattgtcatgcatttttaacgtattaaaaatcaacgtattaataaaacaCGTCATgtaaaatcgacttagtaattcacaattacttgtaccaaaatgctttaccaattataaattacaacatcttgtatttataataaattattcattcagttttaattgtttccgtgaacaataatttcatctaagtaataaaacaattcgattacttagaccgtatcttatttaatcgaattacaatgagatacgtaaatattacttccaaaatcgtccgtcaattttaagtaatttaattaacccgtatcgacatacgatcaattaaataatcaattaagagtgttatcctttaggtatgacctaaggggatcaactgatcaccaccgtcgcacgacagtaatgtcaaactctagtcagccaatcattaccgatatgtgtggaccagttgactgtaaaatattacatcccacatgtattcttaaaacgagatttaaacatgtgatcatcacgatcaacagttgtgatcgcattattgtcggaggacacatattccaacactgaAAACaacggcactcgatcgagtggcaagtccactcggttgagtgtcACTCACTTGTTCGAGTgccggtccactcggtcgagtggacctcactcggccgagtgcgacacagttctcagcaatggccagttttcgtaaaacagtcatatctcactcgtttcttggtcattttgggcatgtgacctaccgttggaatcgtaagagaacaatcTAGCACATACAATTGTAAAAACATCAATAGCATgtctagatctcaagttatgacagttttaagacgactcttctataggcggacattataacaactccactaagtctagtattggttatactcggtccactcggtcgagtgaacgccttagaaactacgaggtattaaaaactttcctccttaaaaataacttcgtccccaaagtgcACCTCACTCTCTCATTTCCTCAAATCTGATGCATTCTCTCGCACCTCACATGTTTATCAATCATATACGCTCTTTCTAAACATCACACTCATCCCAAAGTTCTTCACTCAATTCTCACTACTTCTCACATTTATCAACCGTATACGCTCTTTCTAAACATCACACTCATCCCAAAGTTCTTCACTCAATTCTCACTACTTCTCACATTatgtactttctctttcctaaatTTCCGAATTATTACATCCACTCCCCCTAAAAGGGAAATTCGACCCGAAGTTCAGCCATCAAACCTCATAATGATCTCATACACTCGTTACTAAATTCCACGAATAACTATGTTCTCGATGTCTAGTAACAAAAATCTTAGAGAGAGAAAATCCTCTctaggaaattagggtttcagttgCAAATGGCAAAGAAACCTAAATCAAAATCTTCTCTTAACAAAAGAAAAATTATTTCTAAAGCTAAATTACGTCTGTCCTTTTCTAATATGGAAAATCTGAGGCTTGATAATAGTGATGATTCATCGGAACCAACTAAGGTAGAGGCATCCAGTTCTGATGCACCACCGATTCCGCAATCTGCTGACGTGAAAACCACTAGCGAGATTGTGGGGATCCCAGTCATTAACCTGGATACCGTCATTGAAGATGATGTTGAATCCACAGAAGAGGAGAACCCTATAGACGATGCTGCGATTGAGGATAATCCTGTAGCAGATGAAGCTGGTTGGACTCAGGTTACTGGTAAGAATCGTTCCTACTCTCCTATTTCATCTCAGAAAGAGGTACTTCAGATAACTGCTGAGGAAGTGCAACCTGAACTCGAATATTGGTCGACTGTAGTAATTTGTTATGTGTTAGGGGGAAACCCACCATGGGCGCGTCTGTCAGGTTTTATTACTAATCTGTGGGGGAAATATAAATTTGATAAGGTGTCTTTTCTGCCCAATGGAGCGTTTCTGGTTCATTTCCCTACTTTGGAGTGTCGAAATCTTGTGCTCAAACAAGGATTCCCTATGTTTGAAAATAAGCCACTGGTAGTAAAACCCTGGACTGAGACAACTTCCATGGCTAAAGAGCCTGTCAAGGTTGTGACAGTGTGGATACGTTTATGTGGCCTAGGCTTGAAATTTTGGGGTGAAAAAACATTGGAGAAACTTGCTACCTTGGTGGGTAAGTATATGCGTGCTGATAGTGCTACTCTTGACAAGACCAGACTAGGGTATGCAAGACTTATGGTAGAAGTAGAGGTTGGACAAGATTTCCCTGAGAAGATTTACTTTAAGGATGAGAAAGGCAATGATGTTTGTGTGtgtgttgaatatgaatggaaacctgTGGTTTGTGTCTCCTGTAAGGGCAttggtcacatgaaggatgtctGTAAGAAGACAACTGCTGCTCCTCGCATAATTCAGGTTTGGAGACCAGTGGTAAAGCCTCATGTGCCTTAGCCACAGCCCACTAGTCTTAACAAACCAGAGGGGGTGATACCATCCACTCCTttgtttgggggggggggggggggggtaaccATTCAAAATTCTGACCATCTACCTGTTTCAGCCAGTCCTATTATTCAAAGAGTGAGGCAAGAACATGTTCCTGTGTCCCATCTAAGACCTGGGACATCCTATAAAGCAGTTGTGTCTCCTTCTAAGGACACTGCTAGTACTGCTCAGACAAGGTTAGTACAAGAAGAAGGGGGGAGTAGCATCAATATTACTTGTGAtaatggatagcttgggattttggaatgttaggggtatGAACAACCCAAATAAACAGTTAGATAATAAGCAATTTCTTTATCAAAATAAATTTGGTTTATTTGGATTAGTGGGGACTAAAATAAAGGAGCAGGATTTTTTGGTTGTGCTCAATAATTTAGGAGTTCAGTGGAAGGATATCAACAATAATATGCATCATCCTGGTGGAAGAGTCTGGATTATTTGGGTTCCTCAAGTCTTTAATGTCCATCTCATTGCTGACAGTGACCAGCATATAACTGTTGAAGTTTCTGACATTACTTCAGAAGATATTTTCTGGTACACTATTGTGTATGGGTCTAATTCTGACAGTGATAGGCTTAATCTTTGGGAGCAGCTTACTCAGATCAAGGATCAATGTCTCAAACCTTGGTGTATATGTGAGGATTTCAATTCAGTTTTGGATTATAATGAAAGACTGGGTAGAGAAGTGACCTGGAGTGAAATTAAGGATTTCAGGCAGtgtgttgattattgtgaggtgacTGACATTGTTGCTCATGGATCGTTTTTTACCTGGAACAATAAACAAGACCCTTCTACTCGTGTTTTTTCTAGAATTGATAGGTGCTTAGTCAACATTGAGTGGCTTCAGTTGTTCCCTGACAGTTCAGCTTATTTTATGAATGAAGGAACTTTTGATCACCGTCCCTGTATTTGCTATAGAAGGAAGGAGGCACCTGTCAGAAGCACTTCTTGTAAATACTTCAACATGTGGAGTTTAGACTCTAAGTTTAAAGAAGTGGTTGCCAATGAATGGAATAAGAATATTTCAGGGGTTAAAATGTACCAAATTGTCACTAAGCTTAGGAACCTGAAGAAGCCTTTGAGGGATTTAAATAAGAACATGTTTTCTGATATTGAGAGGAGTGCTGAAGTTGCTAGAGTCTTGTTGGATAGTCTGCATTCTGCTATGCATATTAACCCTCAGGATCAGCAACTCCTAGCTGCTGAACATGAAGCTGCAGAGGAATTTAAAACTTTAAATAAGGTTAGAACAAAATACTTATACCAGAAAGCAAAGGTGGAGTGGTTGCTGGAAGGAGATGAGAACACTAATTTTTATCACAGCAGGATTAAAGCCAGGCAGATTCATAACAAGGTATCTCAAATTATTGATATTGAGGGGGTCAGTCATCATGATCCTTTGGCTATTGAGAATGCTTTCTTATCTTATTATATTGAACTGCTGGGATCAAGTAAACCAACAACAAATGTGCATAAACCTACTGTGAGAACTGGCAATCTCATTAATGATCATCATGTCTAAATTTTGCTCAGACCAATTACTGATAATGAAATTAGACAGTGTATGTTTTCCATGCCAGCTGATAAAAGCCCTGGACCTGATGGATACACAAGTCAGTTTTATAGAGATTCATGGGATATAGTGGGTCAGGATGTGTGTGCTGATGTGAAGGATTTTTTCCACTCTGGTCAGCTCTTGAAGCAACTCAACACAACAAACATTACCCTGATTCCTAAAGGTAGTAATCCAAAAACTGTCCAGGAATTCCGCCCTATTGCTTGCTGTAACACTTTGTATAAGTGTATTGCAAAGCTACTATGCAACAGACTGGGGGACATACTTCCTGACATTGTTAGTATAAATCAAGGTGGGTTTATCAAAGGGAGGAACATTGTAGAGAACGTGCTCATTTGCCAAGACATTGTTAGACTATACAATAGGCAAGCTGCATCTCCTAGATGCCTGGTTAAAATTGACCTTAAGAAAGCCTATGATAGTGTGGAGTGGGAGTTTTTGGAGCAGATGTTGAGAGCTTTAAAATTTCCTGGGAAATTTATCAGTTAGATTATGAAATGTGTCTCTACTCCCTCGTATTCATTATCACTGAATGGAAGGTCGTTTGGTTTTTTCAAAGGCAAGAGAGGTCTTAGACAAGGTGACCCTTTGTCCCCTCTCTTGTTTACTCTTTGTATGGACTATTTGTCTAGGATTCTGGCTGTTGTGGGTCAACAAGATAATTTTAGGTTCCATCCTCTCTGTGGGCACCTGAAACTTAACCATCTTCTGTTTGTAGATGACCTACTTATGTTCTCTAAGGGTAATTTAGTGTCTATCATGTGGATTCTTAGGGCTTATGCCACTTTCTCTTCTGCTTCTGGTCTTTGCCTCAATAAAGATAAAATTGAGATTTATTTAAATGGGGTGAGATCTGATACAGTGAATGAGGTGCTTCAAATTTCTGGGTTCAAGAAGGGGGATTTACCTTTCAAATATCTTGGGGTTCCTATCTCCTTCAAGAAGCTTTCTAATAATGATGGGAGAAAACTGACAGACAAGATCACTGCAAAAATAAGAGCTTAGGGGGCTAAACATTTATCTTATGCTGGTAGATTAACATTGGTCACCTCTGCCTTGCATACCTTACACTCTTATTGGGCTACCATTTTCCTTATTCCCTCTGGAATCATGAACAATATAGATAGGATTTGCAGAAACTTTCTCTGGAGTGGGAAAGACTCCTTTCTTCGTGCACCTGTTGTTGGCTGGGATCAGTGTTGTAAGCCAAAGGCTGAAGGTGGGCTGGGAATTAAGAACTCAAAGGTGTGGAATAAAGCATTATTGGGTAAGTATGTCTGGTGGGTAGCTGCTAAGAAGGATCATCTATGGGtgcgttggatcaatcatgtgtATCTCAGAGGTGGACATTGGACCAACTACTCGCCTCCCTCCGACTGTAGTTGGTCTTGGAAAAAAATATCCCACATAATGTTGTTATTCAGGCCTGCGTATATACATGATCAGTGGCTGGGGAATATGGATGCATACACTATAAAAGAAGGTTATGATTGGATTAGGACTCCTGGGGACTCTGTTAGTTGGTTGAAACTTTGTTAGAATTCTCTGAATGTACCTAAGTCTTCTTTCATTTACTGGGCTGTCATGTTAGGGAGGTTGCTTACTCGAGATAGGTTGGCAAGGATGGGTGGTTCTACTGCTATGGAATGCTATTTATGTAATGGAGCTGATGAATCCCATGGTCATCTGTTTTTTGAGTGTGATTTTAGCAGGAGATACTCTGAGCTCTTGCAGAAGAAACTTCACACTTGCCTGAACCCACGAGACCTGGTTAGGTGGAACAAAAGAGGGAGGAGAATTAGTATCTTGCGAAGAAGGATTGTTTGTGCGTGCTATGTAATGCTTGTGTATTTGATTTGGCAGGCTAGGAACAAAGCTCGAATTATGCTCACTGTCACTCATCCTAAAGTTCTTGTCCAGCAGGCCACTTAAGCTGTTACTACCAGATTTTGGGCTCGAAACAAATCTCCTATCACAAGGGAGGATACTGGTTGGCTTAACAGTTTGCGTGCTAGTTAGTTGATGTTGTGCTTTTCTTGATGTAGCTCTTTTTGGTTGATTTGAGTGTTAGTTTTGATCTTGTAAATCTCTACACGGATGATGTATTCTTTTGTTGATATTAATATACTtaacctttcccaaaaaaaaaaactatgttCCTGGTTCAACACTTTCTCTTACCTATTGCAAATCCATTATCAAATCTCGTATTTTCTTATGCCATTGCTATAATCCCAATCTAGAAACCTCTTCAGAAGTCTCTCTATGGGGACCCCTACgagcctcccaaaggtcaagcgCTAGGTCTAACCCACGGTTCGAAACTCTAATCTCATAGATAACTTCTAACTCATGTCGGTTATATGAATACGTATCTATCACGGTGTATAACTTGATTATTATTACATATCTATATCACGTCAAATCTCATGCTTTCGtatgtatgcacatcaatcacgaatatgcggACTACAAGAAACACTCAAATAATGCAATTCCTCGTTATCTGACTCAACCATATTCAACATTTCCATTTCCGGACATCATACCACGCATATACCGCATCAAATCCACCACATTATCAtacatgtgtttccatatccgttcccatccatcatcaacacTTCTGCTCATACGGAAGACCATAATACACAATCATGCAAATGACTACTACGCGACACATATCTTGCATACTTCATCTTACTTGTACACAACTAATCAATCACGCGGATTAACACACACCAAACAAGATTATCATATCATTTCTATCATTAATCCGCTCATGTCGAATAAACAATATCCATTTACTTGTAAAATACCACACCATGTAATCAAACGTAAACAGTTCACAGATATCCTCCATGTAAGGTCAACATGCTCATCCAAGcacaagtcaactaatataaaccgcgaaataagggtacatgctcaatatttggttaaatatcaacaaaacaagggtcaaggcagACCACTCAATCGAGTGTAGGAGAGCACTCGTCCGAGTAGGCAACCACTCGGTTGAGTGCATGGTGCACTcagtcgagtgtcacctggggcagAATGTTTTCGTTCTCAACTCGATTCCAAACTTCCC contains:
- the LOC141588366 gene encoding uncharacterized protein LOC141588366, producing the protein MDSLGFWNVRGMNNPNKQLDNKQFLYQNKFGLFGLVGTKIKEQDFLVVLNNLGVQWKDINNNMHHPGGRVWIIWVPQVFNVHLIADSDQHITVEVSDITSEDIFWYTIVYGSNSDSDRLNLWEQLTQIKDQCLKPWCICEDFNSVLDYNERLGREVTWSEIKDFRQCVDYCEVTDIVAHGSFFTWNNKQDPSTRVFSRIDRCLVNIEWLQLFPDSSAYFMNEGTFDHRPCICYRRKEAPVRSTSCKYFNMWSLDSKFKEVVANEWNKNISGVKMYQIVTKLRNLKKPLRDLNKNMFSDIERSAEVARVLLDSLHSAMHINPQDQQLLAAEHEAAEEFKTLNKVRTKYLYQKAKVEWLLEGDENTNFYHSRIKARQIHNKVSQIIDIEGVSHHDPLAIENAFLSYYIELLGSSKPTTNVHKPTVRTGNLINDHHV